One part of the bacterium genome encodes these proteins:
- the rseP gene encoding RIP metalloprotease RseP, protein MTTILAFIVVLGILVFVHEAGHFAAAKLARIRVLRFSFGFGKVLLSFTWRGTEYALSLLPLGGYVKMAGGDEREREGTPDEFLSKPPWARMLVAFAGPAMNFVLAIVLFAVVAKAGYTLYTFPNRVGGILETVAVDGERVPAPANLAGFEEGDVIVAVDGRPTTCWFDLQRVVSANAGRKLTFDVLRGGRKLTLEAAPALEPETGRGLVGLMPYQTNDVYGVAEGTSAAAAGVTKGDRVVSMDGRPVATFNDLLALTVDLPAGGHDVTFETAAGPVTATVDYKGEGAEEFVEKLGVVCGLLEVRRSEDWLGAVPAGWDRTWEIMAGTARGMALVFKGRVKVTKALGGPITIARFAGETARAGFVPYVEYIGFLSVMLAMLNLLPVPVLDGGHIVIGLFETVRRKNLSARARELVNVVGFALMVGIVALALIADFTRVFQG, encoded by the coding sequence GTGACTACGATATTGGCATTCATAGTCGTTCTTGGGATTCTGGTCTTCGTGCACGAGGCCGGCCACTTCGCCGCGGCCAAGCTCGCGCGCATCCGCGTTCTGCGATTTTCGTTCGGCTTCGGCAAGGTCCTCCTAAGCTTCACGTGGCGCGGCACCGAGTACGCCCTATCGCTCTTGCCGCTGGGCGGCTACGTCAAAATGGCGGGCGGCGACGAGCGCGAGCGCGAGGGCACGCCCGACGAGTTCCTGTCCAAGCCGCCGTGGGCGCGGATGCTGGTGGCCTTCGCCGGCCCGGCGATGAACTTCGTCCTGGCGATAGTACTCTTCGCGGTGGTGGCCAAGGCCGGGTACACGCTCTACACTTTCCCGAACCGGGTCGGCGGCATACTGGAAACCGTGGCCGTCGACGGCGAACGGGTGCCGGCGCCGGCCAATCTGGCGGGCTTCGAAGAAGGCGACGTAATCGTGGCGGTGGACGGCCGGCCCACGACCTGTTGGTTCGACCTCCAGCGCGTCGTGAGCGCGAACGCCGGCCGCAAGCTTACGTTCGACGTCCTACGCGGCGGCCGTAAGTTGACGCTCGAGGCCGCGCCGGCGCTGGAGCCCGAGACCGGCCGCGGCCTGGTGGGGTTGATGCCCTACCAGACGAACGACGTCTACGGTGTAGCCGAGGGGACGTCCGCCGCCGCGGCGGGCGTGACGAAGGGCGACCGCGTCGTATCGATGGACGGCCGACCGGTGGCCACGTTCAACGACTTGTTGGCGCTGACCGTGGACCTGCCGGCGGGCGGCCACGACGTCACCTTTGAAACGGCCGCCGGGCCGGTAACGGCGACCGTCGATTACAAAGGGGAAGGCGCCGAGGAATTCGTCGAGAAGCTCGGCGTGGTGTGCGGCCTGCTCGAGGTCCGAAGGTCCGAGGACTGGCTCGGCGCCGTTCCCGCCGGTTGGGACCGGACGTGGGAGATAATGGCCGGCACCGCCCGCGGCATGGCGCTGGTGTTCAAGGGCCGCGTCAAGGTTACCAAAGCGCTGGGCGGCCCCATCACCATCGCGCGCTTCGCCGGCGAAACGGCGCGCGCGGGCTTCGTGCCCTACGTGGAGTACATAGGTTTTCTCTCGGTAATGTTGGCGATGCTCAACCTCTTGCCGGTGCCGGTGTTGGACGGCGGCCACATTGTGATCGGCCTTTTCGAGACGGTGCGGCGCAAGAACCTGTCGGCTCGCGCCCGGGAGCTGGTCAACGTCGTCGGCTTCGCCTTGATGGTCGGCATCGTCGCGCTGGCGCTTATCGCCGACTTCACGAGGGTCTTTCAGGGTTAA
- the ispG gene encoding flavodoxin-dependent (E)-4-hydroxy-3-methylbut-2-enyl-diphosphate synthase, translating into MFTRDETKKVMVGGVAVGGGEPVRVESMTKTDTRDVAATLAQLERLAAAGCELARAAVPDVDAAAAFGELARRSPVPLMADIHFDRRLALACLDAGAAAVRLNPGNITRREEWLELGREMAARGAAARVGVNAGSLARDVVARHGGRTAAAMAASAVEGVRRLEDAGVEDVIVSAKATSPAVTLQANRLIAEELPYPLHVGVTEAGLGDAGVVRSAAGLALILAAGLGNTLRVSLTDAPEREVAVGYEVLRALELRRRGPTLISCPGCGRAQVDVAALARRVAQSLNGDARDVVVAVMGCAVNGPGEASEADVGVAGGKGRGVVYRKGEIVRSTDEGELVAALLEELDRLGS; encoded by the coding sequence ATGTTTACGCGAGACGAAACGAAGAAAGTCATGGTGGGCGGCGTCGCGGTAGGCGGCGGCGAGCCGGTGCGCGTCGAGTCCATGACCAAGACCGACACCCGGGACGTGGCGGCGACGCTGGCGCAGCTCGAGCGGCTGGCCGCCGCGGGGTGCGAGCTGGCGCGCGCGGCGGTTCCCGACGTCGACGCCGCGGCGGCTTTCGGCGAATTGGCGCGCCGGTCGCCGGTGCCGCTTATGGCGGATATACACTTCGACCGCCGCCTGGCTTTGGCCTGTCTCGACGCCGGCGCCGCGGCCGTTCGTCTCAACCCGGGCAATATAACGCGGCGCGAGGAATGGCTCGAGCTCGGCCGCGAGATGGCGGCGCGCGGCGCGGCGGCCCGCGTAGGCGTGAACGCCGGCTCGCTCGCGCGGGACGTGGTCGCCCGACACGGCGGCCGCACCGCCGCGGCCATGGCGGCGAGCGCCGTCGAGGGCGTGCGGCGGCTGGAGGACGCGGGCGTCGAAGACGTCATCGTCTCGGCCAAGGCTACATCGCCGGCGGTTACGCTCCAGGCCAACCGCCTCATAGCCGAGGAGCTCCCGTACCCGCTCCACGTCGGCGTCACCGAGGCCGGCCTGGGCGACGCGGGCGTCGTGCGCTCGGCGGCGGGGCTGGCCCTTATCCTAGCCGCGGGTTTGGGCAATACCCTCAGGGTATCGCTCACCGACGCGCCGGAGCGCGAGGTGGCCGTCGGCTACGAGGTCTTGCGGGCGCTCGAGCTGAGGCGGCGGGGCCCCACGCTCATCTCCTGTCCCGGTTGCGGCCGCGCCCAGGTGGACGTGGCGGCTCTGGCCCGCCGCGTGGCGCAGAGCCTGAACGGCGACGCGCGCGACGTCGTGGTGGCCGTTATGGGGTGCGCCGTTAACGGCCCGGGCGAGGCGAGCGAGGCCGACGTCGGCGTGGCCGGCGGCAAAGGCCGCGGCGTCGTCTACCGCAAGGGCGAGATCGTGCGGTCGACGGACGAGGGCGAGCTCGTGGCCGCGCTGCTCGAGGAACTGGATAGGTTGGGGTCGTAG
- a CDS encoding ribosome maturation factor, with product MLLEDAREKVAELAAAVAAARGVDVWDVSLKRGPKGWVVKVILDRAEEFVSVEDCADVNVRLRARLEIENALAGAFDLEVSSPGLDRSLRGRRDFERFRGMLARLKVKRGTRPETVVGRIVKVDADGLELDIDEGRRTFEFGSVAEARLEPELPGFGKSEPSGKKGRGRTWPRR from the coding sequence ATGTTGCTGGAAGACGCGCGGGAGAAAGTAGCCGAACTCGCGGCCGCGGTGGCCGCGGCGCGGGGCGTCGACGTGTGGGACGTCTCGCTCAAACGCGGCCCCAAGGGTTGGGTGGTGAAGGTTATCCTCGACCGGGCCGAAGAGTTCGTAAGCGTGGAGGATTGCGCCGACGTGAACGTTAGGCTGCGTGCCCGGCTCGAAATTGAGAACGCACTGGCCGGCGCGTTCGACCTCGAAGTGTCGTCGCCCGGGTTGGACCGGTCGCTGCGGGGCCGGCGCGATTTCGAGCGCTTCCGCGGCATGCTGGCCCGTTTGAAGGTCAAGCGCGGTACGCGGCCGGAGACGGTCGTGGGACGCATCGTGAAGGTCGACGCCGACGGCCTCGAGCTCGATATCGACGAGGGCCGCCGGACTTTCGAATTCGGCTCGGTGGCGGAAGCCAGGCTCGAGCCGGAACTACCGGGCTTCGGGAAGAGCGAGCCCTCGGGTAAGAAGGGTCGCGGTAGGACGTGGCCTCGGCGCTAG
- the nusA gene encoding transcription termination factor NusA — protein MADEIQLKEMVDQLARAKDIEREVVIEALEAALNSASRRSHLNIPEMDIHLLEEDDDVIIVSRRTVVDEVTKPGMEISLEEARAMDPEAELGDELDVEISPSIFGRNAAQIAKQVVIQRLREAERVVILDEYQKRVGEVVSGVVKRESKGTVVVDLGRTEAVMPYRERLPGEEYRVGDRVRAYLIEVRETTKGAQIIISRAHPDFLTKLFELEVPEVYEGLVKIQAVAREPGSRSKIAVSSRDKNIDPVGTCVGMRGYRVQAVVRELSGEKIDIVRFAPSVEEFTRNALAPAQITAIDVDEGAYHVVVVVPENQLSLAIGRGGQNVRLAAKLIGWHLDIISEREREELAVREEAEAAASFDFLTTLPGVGEKTALTLYEQGFGAADEILAATPEELATVPGIGPKTAVELQEKVAARLAELAEQGLEPPKPEDYIEPELVAASAEEKPDEEGAAPEGDAPPAAEEAAAAVEADEEAGAVAGGVDETPEAAPAEEEPAAAEEEAVERGAPGEETRPGEEGEAPEQD, from the coding sequence ATGGCGGACGAGATTCAATTGAAAGAAATGGTGGACCAGCTGGCGCGCGCCAAGGACATCGAGCGCGAGGTCGTCATCGAGGCTTTGGAGGCGGCGCTGAATTCGGCGTCGCGGCGCAGCCACCTCAACATCCCGGAGATGGACATACACCTCCTGGAGGAGGACGACGACGTAATCATCGTGTCGCGCCGCACCGTCGTAGACGAGGTGACCAAGCCGGGGATGGAGATAAGCCTAGAGGAGGCGCGTGCGATGGACCCGGAGGCCGAACTGGGCGACGAGCTGGACGTCGAAATTTCTCCCTCCATCTTCGGCCGCAACGCCGCCCAGATCGCCAAGCAGGTCGTAATCCAAAGGCTGCGCGAGGCGGAACGGGTCGTCATCCTCGACGAGTATCAGAAGCGCGTCGGCGAGGTGGTGAGCGGCGTCGTCAAACGCGAGTCTAAAGGGACCGTCGTCGTCGACCTTGGCCGTACCGAGGCCGTCATGCCGTACCGGGAACGGCTCCCCGGCGAGGAGTACCGCGTCGGCGACCGCGTCCGGGCGTACCTCATCGAGGTCCGCGAGACTACTAAGGGTGCGCAGATTATCATTTCGCGCGCCCACCCCGACTTCTTGACGAAATTGTTCGAGCTCGAAGTCCCTGAAGTATACGAGGGGTTGGTGAAAATACAGGCCGTCGCCCGCGAACCGGGTTCGCGCTCCAAGATCGCGGTCTCGAGCCGGGATAAGAACATCGACCCGGTAGGCACCTGCGTCGGCATGCGCGGTTATCGCGTGCAAGCGGTCGTCCGTGAGTTGTCGGGCGAGAAGATCGACATCGTGCGGTTCGCGCCGTCGGTGGAGGAGTTTACCCGCAACGCCCTGGCGCCGGCGCAGATTACGGCCATCGACGTTGACGAGGGAGCCTACCACGTCGTCGTGGTGGTGCCCGAGAACCAGCTCTCGCTGGCCATAGGCCGCGGCGGCCAGAACGTCCGGTTGGCCGCGAAGTTGATCGGGTGGCACCTAGACATTATAAGCGAACGCGAGCGCGAGGAGTTGGCCGTTCGCGAGGAAGCCGAGGCCGCGGCCTCTTTCGACTTTCTTACTACTCTCCCCGGCGTCGGCGAGAAGACTGCCCTGACGTTGTACGAACAAGGTTTCGGGGCGGCCGACGAAATACTGGCCGCGACGCCGGAGGAGCTGGCGACGGTACCGGGTATCGGGCCCAAGACCGCGGTCGAGCTTCAGGAAAAAGTTGCGGCGCGCCTAGCGGAATTAGCCGAGCAGGGCCTCGAACCCCCTAAGCCCGAGGATTACATCGAGCCCGAACTCGTTGCCGCTTCCGCGGAGGAAAAGCCCGACGAGGAAGGCGCCGCACCCGAAGGTGACGCGCCGCCCGCGGCCGAGGAAGCCGCCGCGGCTGTCGAAGCAGACGAGGAAGCGGGGGCCGTGGCCGGGGGAGTTGATGAAACTCCCGAAGCCGCGCCGGCGGAAGAAGAACCGGCGGCGGCCGAGGAAGAGGCCGTCGAGCGCGGCGCCCCGGGCGAGGAGACGCGACCGGGTGAGGAGGGCGAAGCCCCTGAGCAGGACTGA